In a genomic window of Candidatus Competibacteraceae bacterium:
- a CDS encoding thiol:disulfide interchange protein DsbA/DsbL, whose translation MTLFLRLVLVLLACVLPLSGLRAADPAAAPPSFQEGKDYVRLSTPVPSSVPDKIEVVELFSYRCPHCYQLETVIQEWLKRKPENVVLVRIPVSGGFDPSYESAARAYYAAEALGVLDKIHQPLFDAIHKERRKLGTEDELAGFFAEQGVNQDAFRKAYQSFQTETRLLRGDQLVAQRYRVRGVPAVFVNGRYEVLAQRMFEVVDFLLAR comes from the coding sequence ATGACCCTGTTTCTTCGCCTGGTGCTGGTTCTGCTGGCGTGCGTGTTACCGTTGTCTGGCTTGCGCGCGGCCGATCCCGCCGCTGCGCCGCCGTCATTTCAGGAGGGCAAGGACTATGTGCGGCTTTCGACGCCGGTGCCGAGTTCGGTCCCCGACAAGATCGAAGTCGTCGAGCTGTTCTCGTACCGCTGCCCGCATTGTTATCAACTGGAAACGGTCATTCAGGAATGGCTCAAACGCAAGCCGGAGAATGTGGTGTTGGTCCGAATCCCGGTATCGGGCGGTTTCGATCCGAGTTACGAGTCCGCCGCTCGCGCTTACTACGCCGCCGAAGCGCTGGGCGTGCTGGACAAGATTCATCAGCCGCTGTTCGACGCTATCCACAAGGAACGGCGTAAGCTCGGCACGGAAGACGAGCTGGCGGGGTTTTTCGCCGAACAGGGCGTGAATCAGGACGCCTTTCGCAAGGCTTACCAGTCATTTCAGACCGAAACGCGTTTGTTGCGGGGCGATCAGTTGGTGGCGCAGCGCTATCGGGTACGAGGCGTGCCGGCGGTGTTCGTCAACGGTCGGTACGAAGTGCTCGCGCAGCGCATGTTTGAAGTCGTGGATTTTTTACTGGCCCGATAA
- a CDS encoding transcription/translation regulatory transformer protein RfaH — protein MPQAFSHQPATFWFAVFSKPRREAEAAEQLERQSYRAFLPRVRSRRRLRGQWQEVIEPMFPRYLFLQAVPGQDDLRPIRSTRGVIGLVRFGGEPQPVPEAVMAELRRLCPGGDGVLELPAPLVPGARVCVLEGPFAGCEAELLSLDGERRALVLLELLGRSNAVALPLDMLAPLS, from the coding sequence ATGCCTCAAGCCTTCAGCCACCAGCCGGCGACGTTCTGGTTTGCGGTGTTCAGCAAGCCCCGTCGCGAAGCGGAAGCGGCCGAGCAGCTTGAACGGCAAAGCTATCGCGCCTTCCTGCCCCGCGTGCGCTCGCGGCGCCGGTTGCGGGGCCAATGGCAAGAGGTGATAGAACCCATGTTCCCGCGTTACCTGTTCCTGCAAGCCGTGCCGGGCCAGGATGATCTGCGGCCGATCCGCTCGACCCGAGGCGTGATCGGTTTGGTGCGCTTCGGCGGCGAGCCGCAGCCGGTGCCGGAGGCGGTGATGGCCGAACTGCGCCGGCTTTGCCCTGGCGGTGACGGTGTGCTGGAATTGCCAGCCCCGCTGGTGCCAGGCGCCCGCGTGTGCGTTTTGGAAGGGCCGTTCGCCGGCTGCGAGGCGGAACTGCTAAGCCTGGACGGCGAACGCCGGGCGCTGGTGTTGCTGGAATTGCTCGGACGCTCGAACGCGGTCGCGTTGCCGCTGGATATGTTGGCGCCTTTAAGTTGA
- a CDS encoding fructosamine kinase family protein, with the protein MHSEERIPDLWAALGQQISIATAAPFSVRSRQAIGGGCINQAWRVGDGERHYFVKLNTGAGKAMFEAEAAGLAELAATATVRVPKPIGHGAIGQQAYLALEYLPLDGGGATAMELLGRQLALLHARAQPYFGWHRDNTIGSTPQRNGRFESWPEFWRERRLGYQLDLAASHGHGGNLQRQGERLRERLDGLFAGYHPVPALLHGDLWRGNVGCARTGEPVIFDPAVYYGDREADLAMTELFGGFPAGFYDAYREALPLQAGYPLRRTLYNLYHVLNHLNLFGGGYRTQAEDMIARLLAELG; encoded by the coding sequence ATGCACTCCGAAGAGCGCATTCCGGATTTATGGGCCGCCTTGGGGCAACAGATCAGCATAGCGACCGCCGCGCCATTTAGCGTTCGCAGCCGACAGGCGATCGGCGGCGGTTGTATCAATCAGGCTTGGCGGGTGGGTGACGGCGAACGCCACTATTTCGTCAAGCTCAATACCGGCGCCGGTAAAGCGATGTTCGAAGCCGAAGCGGCGGGTTTGGCGGAACTGGCCGCGACCGCGACCGTGCGAGTACCGAAACCGATCGGTCATGGCGCTATCGGGCAGCAGGCTTATCTGGCGTTGGAGTATCTACCGCTGGACGGGGGTGGCGCGACAGCGATGGAACTGCTGGGACGCCAGCTGGCGCTACTGCACGCCCGAGCGCAACCTTATTTCGGCTGGCATCGGGATAATACGATTGGCTCCACGCCACAGCGCAACGGCCGCTTCGAAAGTTGGCCGGAATTCTGGCGCGAGCGCCGTCTGGGCTATCAGCTCGATCTGGCCGCCAGCCACGGGCATGGCGGTAACTTGCAACGCCAGGGCGAGCGCCTGCGGGAGCGACTGGATGGGTTGTTCGCCGGCTACCACCCGGTTCCCGCGCTATTGCACGGTGACCTTTGGCGCGGTAATGTCGGGTGCGCGCGCACCGGAGAGCCAGTGATCTTTGATCCGGCCGTCTATTACGGTGACCGCGAAGCCGATCTGGCCATGACCGAGCTGTTCGGCGGTTTTCCCGCAGGCTTTTATGACGCTTATCGCGAGGCGCTACCCTTGCAAGCCGGTTATCCGCTGCGGCGCACGCTGTACAATCTGTACCACGTTCTCAACCATCTCAATTTATTCGGCGGCGGTTATCGCACGCAAGCTGAAGACATGATCGCTCGCTTGTTGGCGGAGCTTGGCTGA
- a CDS encoding endonuclease/exonuclease/phosphatase family protein produces the protein MKAAPNGTRRLRLLSYNIQSGLSTSKYSEYVTRSWKHIVPVPSRMLNLDRIARLLSDYDIVGLQEVDAGSLRSGFVNQVKYLADNAGFSYVFDQSNRKIGMISQHGNALLSRLRPAAITEYKLPGLIPGRGVLEVRFGAGANALHVLILHMALGRRGRLRQFEFVAELVREYGHLILMGDLNCGSDSPEMKALLEAGRLHDPSPGLYTFPSWQPDRQLDHILVSSSITVERVKVLEAHTYSDHLPIAMDVRLPKTLKLSAKGNG, from the coding sequence ATGAAGGCCGCGCCAAACGGAACGCGCCGGTTGCGGCTGCTCAGCTACAACATCCAAAGCGGGCTGTCGACCAGTAAATATTCCGAGTACGTCACGCGCAGTTGGAAGCATATCGTGCCGGTACCGTCGCGGATGCTCAACCTCGACCGCATCGCCCGGCTGCTGTCCGATTACGATATCGTCGGCTTGCAGGAAGTGGACGCCGGCAGCCTGCGCAGCGGTTTCGTCAATCAAGTCAAATATCTGGCGGATAACGCCGGTTTCAGCTACGTGTTCGATCAGTCCAATCGCAAGATCGGCATGATCTCCCAACATGGCAACGCGCTGTTAAGCCGGCTACGGCCAGCCGCCATCACGGAATATAAACTACCGGGTTTGATTCCCGGTCGGGGGGTGTTGGAGGTGCGGTTCGGGGCCGGCGCGAACGCCTTGCACGTCTTGATCCTGCACATGGCGTTGGGACGGCGCGGCCGGTTGCGCCAGTTCGAGTTCGTGGCGGAGCTGGTGCGCGAATACGGGCACTTGATCCTGATGGGGGATTTGAACTGCGGCTCGGACAGTCCGGAAATGAAAGCCCTGCTGGAAGCGGGCCGCCTGCACGATCCGAGTCCGGGGCTTTATACCTTTCCCAGCTGGCAACCGGACCGACAGCTCGATCACATTCTGGTCTCGTCCTCGATCACGGTCGAGCGGGTCAAAGTGCTGGAAGCGCACACCTATTCCGATCATTTACCGATCGCCATGGACGTTCGCTTGCCCAAGACGCTGAAATTATCAGCCAAGGGTAACGGCTGA